The Podospora pseudocomata strain CBS 415.72m chromosome 1 map unlocalized CBS415.72m_1, whole genome shotgun sequence genome has a segment encoding these proteins:
- the ACU17 gene encoding Bifunctional NAD(P)H-hydrate repair enzyme (BUSCO:EOG092652TN; EggNog:ENOG503P3VX; COG:S) — protein sequence MRPTARALMAAAMQSGNSLKPTPMALLPPIYLYRRLLRAHRKHLPAEMRLLGDEYVKAEFRAHRSVENPVHLIGFLTEWQLYAQKVEGDAWRGEKLDEGKIQKMNDEQIGQLYELMQAIQKRGTEGNES from the exons ATGAGACCAACAGCCAGAGCGCTCATGGCAGCGGCCATGCAATCGGGCAACAGCCTCAAACCGACACCGATGGCGCTGCTGCCCCCGATTTATTTGTACCGGCGGTTGCTGAGGGCGCACAGGAAGCACCTGCCGGCGgagatgaggttgttgggggatgaGTATGTCAAGGCGGAGTTTAGGGCGCATAGGAGCGTGGAGAATCCGGTTCATTTG ATCGGCTTTCTCACGGAGTGGCAGCTGTACGCGCagaaggttgagggggatgcttggaggggggagaagttggaTGAGGGGAAGATTCAGAAGATGAATg ATGAGCAAATCGGGCAGTTGTATGAGCTTATGCAGGCGATACAAAAGAGGGGGACAGAGGGGAATGAGTCGTAG
- the prh1 gene encoding Salivary acidic proline-rich phosphoprotein 1/2 (COG:A; EggNog:ENOG503NWVV), which yields MAKKRKNDGDGIRVGGKILDLSGYLTKRPKLEASQSSTDALTLAKEGVSTLNEGLSNSKEGLSTTSKDPKAGGRLKPVGNPKYFDARQALPLWSRQDDIRQRLRQNDVLVLVGETGSGKSTQVPQFLIQEDWCQRKKAKIKGDGGVQEMAVGGMIAVTQPRRVAATTLAHRVAKEANIPGKKKDTERHGPLSDGIVGYSVRFDHRVPKGTRIKYVTEGMLLQELLRDPHLRQYSAIIVDEIHERSVDVDLLSGFLKQILSGDKAGRGGIPLKVVIMSATANVGSIKKFFSDVEPEGSEEYAPPATRPKTSVDFLQIEGRQFPVEITHTPKPVPDIQEALLSTLFKIHKQESLFDKHGRKDILAFLTGQEEIEAAQRLIEEHAETLPAGVPKVVVLPLFGQLSMEAQHKAFQPTKDKNTRKIVLATNIAETSVTVPGVRFVVDCGKAKVKQYRPRLGMESLLAKPISKSSAIQRTGRAGREGPGKCFRLYTEETYESLEKTDLPEILRTDVLNAVLTMKARGIDDVLAFPLMDPPEFESVEKALLHLHILGALADDGSITDIGRKMVMFPVPPPYARVLIAAATPKYDCLLEVIDIISCITAGDDIFLQIQSEETKEEAEEFRKELRRREGDLITYLTTIQKYSAENADRARWCKDRKINTRNMKQAMNIRKQLRQLCVRQKMMEHPPADPQPFYPITPERSATILKCFLRGFALKTAILAPDNSYVTAHGKHVVAVHPASVLHGQKKEAVMFLEHVYTQKNYAKKVSAIEAQWIVEAVDRSG from the coding sequence ATGGccaagaaaaggaaaaacgACGGCGACGGTATTCGTGTGGGGGGGAAAATCCTCGACTTGAGTGGTTATTTAACGAAAAGGCCCAAGCTTGAGGCCTCGCAATCTTCAACTGACGCCCTTACACTAGCAAAAGAGGGCGTGTCGACATTAAATGAGGGCCTATCAAACTCAAAGGAAGGACTATCGACAACAAGCAAAGACCCCAAGGCAGGTGGGCGTTTGAAACCAGTCGGCAACCCAAAATATTTCGACGCTCGTCAAGCACTCCCGCTTTGGTCACGGCAAGATGATATTCGACAAAGGCTGCGTCAAAACGATGTCTTGGTTCTTGTCGGTGAGACGGGTTCCGGAAAGAGTACCCAGGTGCCTCAATTTCTGATCCAAGAGGACTGGTGTCaaaggaagaaggccaaaaTCAAGGGAGATGGGGGCGTGCAGGAAATGGCTGTGGGAGGTATGATCGCAGTCACGCAACCACGTCGAGTCGCTGCAACCACCTTGGCGCACCGCgtggccaaggaggccaacatcccggggaagaagaaggacacGGAGAGACACGGCCCACTTTCTGACGGCATTGTTGGCTATTCAGTTCGTTTCGACCACCGCGTTCCGAAAGGCACCAGGATCAAATATGTCACAGAAGGCATGCTGCTTCAAGAGCTTCTTCGCGACCCGCACCTCCGACAGTACAGCGCAATCATCGTGGATGAAATTCACGAGCGTAGCGTCGATGTTGATCTGCTATCTGGTTTTCTGAAGCAGATCCTCTCTGGCGACAAGGCTGGTCGCGGCGGCATCCCGCTCAAAGTCGTCATCATGAGTGCTACGGCGAATGTCGGCAGCATCAAGAAGTTCTTTTCTGACGTCGAACCGGAAGGGTCTGAAGAATATGCCCCTCCTGCGACAAGACCCAAAACTTCCGTGGATTTCCTCCAGATCGAAGGCCGTCAGTTTCCGGTTGAGATCACGCATACGCCAAAACCAGTCCCAGATATCCAAGAAGCCCTCCTGAGCACACTATTCAAGATTCACAAGCAGGAGTCCCTTTTCGACAAACATGGAAGGAAAGACATCCTAGCCTTCCTCACTGGTCAAGAGGAGATTGAAGCTGCCCAGCGCTTGATCGAAGAACATGCGGAAACATTGCCAGCTGGCGTCCCCAAGGTTGTGGTCTTGCCTCTTTTCGGCCAGCTTTCCATGGAGGCGCAGCACAAAGCTTTCCAGCCTaccaaggacaagaacacCAGGAAGATCGTGTTGGCTACCAACATCGCCGAAACCTCAGTCACAGTTCCCGGTGTGCGATTTGTGGTAGACTGTGGTAAGGCGAAGGTGAAGCAATACAGACCTCGATTGGGCATGGAATCACTCTTGGCCAAGCCGATCTCCAAATCTTCAGCTATTCAGAGGACTGGTCGTGCTGGCAGAGAAGGTCCTGGAAAGTGTTTTAGACTCTACACAGAGGAGACTTACGAATCGCTTGAGAAGACAGACCTCCCCGAAATTCTCCGGACGGATGTGCTCAACGCTGTGCTGACAATGAAGGCGAGAGGAATTGACGATGTACTGGCTTTTCCCCTCATGGACCCCCCAGAATTTGAGTCGGTGGAAAAAGCTTTGCTTCATCTTCATATTCTCGGCGCGCTGGCAGATGATGGGTCCATCACGGATATCGGGCGCAAGATGGTCATGTTCCCCGTCCCACCGCCATATGCTCGTGTTCTGatcgcagcagcaaccccaaaATACGACTGCCTGCTAGAGGTTATCGACATCATCTCGTGCATCACGGCAGGTGACGACATTTTTCTTCAGATCCAGTCAgaggagaccaaggaagaagccgaggagtTCAGGAAAGAGTTGCGGAGGAGAGAAGGTGATCTCATTACGTACCTGACCACGATCCAGAAATACAGCGCCGAGAACGCCGATAGAGCACGCTGGTGCAAGGACAGGAAGATCAACACCAGGAATATGAAGCAAGCGATGAATATTCGAAAACAGCTGAGGCAGCTTTGTGTTAGGCAAAAGATGATGGAACATCCGCCTGCGGATCCGCAGCCTTTCTACCCTATCACGCCAGAGAGATCCGCTACGATATTGAAGTGTTTCCTGAGGGGTTTTGCGCTCAAGACGGCAATTCTGGCGCCGGATAACAGTTATGTGACGGCGCATGGGAAGCATGTGGTGGCTGTCCACCCGGCTAGTGTGCTCCACgggcagaagaaggaggcggttATGTTTTTGGAGCATGTGTATACGCAAAAGAATTATGCGAAGAAGGTGAGCGCCATAGAGGCGCAGTGGAttgtggaggcggtggataGGTCGGGGTGA